One genomic segment of Chitinophaga sancti includes these proteins:
- a CDS encoding FecR family protein, producing MSDRFFEMVIKDLVGDITPQEGQELQHIMREDTASAKQYDMFRTYWAQNQTDYIDGRRLFENVQTKINELEKEAGTPVMAPLMKPVHHTGRMRWVAAAASLALLITAGGFYYIYQRGSMMQKVTAKGQKSTFIMEDGTRVTLNADSKLEYSDDFATKNREVYLTGEAFFDVHADPQKPFIIHTSKMDIKVLGTAFNVKSYPDEASSEATLIKGAIEVTVTDNPSEKIILKPSQKLVLTNFDSTRRKAVSIKDLVPNVPSVTSMTYLNDRKDSSVVMETSWLQNKLVFQDEDFGTLAKRMERYYNISIHFNRVGYRQLRFTGVLEGETIAEALNALHLTENFNYKIEDSTIVIY from the coding sequence ATGAGCGATCGTTTTTTTGAAATGGTTATAAAGGACCTGGTTGGTGACATCACACCTCAAGAAGGCCAGGAACTACAACATATCATGCGTGAGGATACTGCTTCAGCAAAGCAGTATGACATGTTCCGTACCTACTGGGCTCAGAATCAAACTGATTATATAGATGGGCGCAGGCTTTTTGAAAATGTGCAGACAAAGATAAATGAGTTGGAAAAAGAAGCAGGTACACCGGTCATGGCGCCACTGATGAAGCCTGTACACCATACAGGCCGTATGCGCTGGGTAGCAGCTGCAGCATCACTGGCACTCCTTATTACAGCAGGCGGCTTTTATTATATATATCAGCGCGGCTCCATGATGCAAAAAGTGACTGCCAAAGGGCAGAAATCCACTTTTATAATGGAAGATGGTACAAGAGTGACACTCAATGCGGACAGTAAACTTGAATATAGCGACGACTTTGCGACTAAAAACAGGGAAGTATACCTGACAGGGGAGGCATTCTTTGACGTACATGCAGATCCACAAAAACCTTTTATCATCCATACTTCCAAAATGGATATCAAGGTACTGGGTACTGCTTTCAACGTAAAATCTTATCCAGACGAAGCTTCTTCTGAAGCTACGCTGATTAAAGGGGCGATAGAGGTTACCGTGACTGACAATCCATCTGAGAAAATAATATTGAAACCTTCTCAGAAACTGGTGCTGACCAACTTTGACTCTACCAGGAGGAAAGCTGTCAGCATAAAAGATTTAGTACCCAATGTACCTAGTGTAACATCCATGACCTACCTGAATGACAGAAAAGATTCATCGGTAGTGATGGAAACCAGCTGGTTACAGAACAAACTGGTATTCCAGGACGAAGATTTTGGTACGCTGGCCAAGAGAATGGAACGCTATTACAATATCAGTATCCATTTCAACCGGGTTGGCTACAGACAGTTGCGGTTTACAGGTGTTTTAGAAGGGGAGACAATAGCAGAAGCATTGAATGCATTGCACCTGACAGAGAACTTCAACTATAAGATTGAAGATTCAACGATCGTAATATATTAA
- a CDS encoding sialidase family protein gives MKKGLLSCLLLSGLLPLMAQNKATLVREEMVMDKPPVPAAHASTMTELADGRLMMSWFGGSRESAKDVCIYTAIYSGGKWSAPVVVADGVVNDTTRYPAWNPVLYTNKKGELLLFYKVGPNPREWWGLMKTSKNNGKTWSKAVPLPDSILGPIRNKPVLLSNGLLLHPSSTESLDEKVWNVHVEFSDVYGKNWKRVNIDCDTFGVIQPTILFHPGNKLQMLCRSRQNAIVESWSADNGATWSKLRKQDMLNPNSGIDAVTTKSGVHVLIYNPAVSGKDWSDGRNELRVGVSKDGEHWEDVYELEKHEKGEFSYPAVIEGKNGEIHISYTYDRKNIKHVVIKL, from the coding sequence ATGAAGAAAGGATTATTGTCATGTTTATTATTGAGTGGGTTATTGCCTTTGATGGCACAGAACAAGGCTACACTGGTAAGAGAGGAAATGGTGATGGATAAACCACCGGTACCGGCAGCCCATGCTTCTACGATGACAGAACTGGCAGATGGCAGGCTAATGATGTCGTGGTTTGGCGGGAGCCGGGAGAGTGCGAAGGATGTATGTATTTATACTGCTATATATTCCGGCGGAAAATGGTCAGCACCAGTGGTGGTGGCAGATGGGGTCGTGAATGATACTACCCGGTATCCGGCCTGGAACCCGGTGTTGTATACAAATAAGAAAGGGGAGTTGCTGCTGTTTTATAAAGTAGGACCTAATCCACGCGAATGGTGGGGATTGATGAAGACTTCTAAGAATAATGGGAAGACCTGGTCTAAGGCGGTGCCACTGCCGGATAGTATTTTAGGGCCAATCAGGAATAAACCGGTGTTGTTGTCTAATGGGTTGTTGTTGCATCCTTCCAGTACGGAGAGCCTGGATGAGAAGGTGTGGAATGTGCATGTGGAATTTTCAGATGTGTATGGAAAGAACTGGAAGCGGGTAAATATAGATTGTGATACGTTTGGGGTGATACAGCCTACGATTCTTTTTCATCCCGGAAATAAGCTGCAAATGCTGTGTAGGAGCAGGCAGAATGCGATTGTGGAGAGCTGGTCTGCAGATAATGGGGCGACGTGGTCAAAGTTGAGGAAACAGGATATGTTGAATCCGAATAGTGGGATTGATGCGGTGACGACGAAGAGTGGGGTGCATGTGTTGATTTATAATCCGGCGGTGAGTGGGAAGGATTGGTCTGATGGGAGGAATGAGTTGAGGGTAGGCGTGTCGAAGGATGGAGAGCATTGGGAAGATGTGTATGAGCTGGAGAAGCATGAGAAGGGGGAGTTTAGTTATCCGGCGGTGATAGAGGGGAAGAATGGGGAGATACATATTAGTTATACGTATGATAGGAAGAATATAAAGCATGTAGTGATAAAGCTTTGA
- a CDS encoding DinB family protein, giving the protein MSQQLEVWMRGPVAGIPTLLQPIAHALLQAQEEIHAHLKDFPASKIWDTPFDCASVAFHLQHISGVLDRLFTYAESKSLNEAQLTALAAEGKKQSHITMHSLLTALDAQITISLAKLQSTEEYALAVPRGIGRKQIPTTLGGLLFHSAEHTMRHTGQLIVTIKILKHQS; this is encoded by the coding sequence ATGAGTCAGCAACTAGAAGTATGGATGCGCGGCCCCGTTGCAGGCATCCCCACCCTCCTCCAACCCATCGCCCACGCCCTCCTGCAGGCACAGGAAGAAATTCATGCCCACCTCAAAGACTTCCCTGCATCCAAAATCTGGGACACCCCATTCGATTGCGCCTCTGTCGCCTTCCACCTCCAACACATCAGCGGTGTACTGGATCGTCTCTTCACTTATGCCGAATCCAAATCCCTGAACGAAGCCCAACTCACCGCACTCGCTGCCGAAGGCAAAAAACAATCACATATTACAATGCATTCATTACTCACTGCCCTCGATGCGCAAATCACCATCAGTCTCGCTAAGCTACAATCCACTGAAGAATATGCCCTCGCTGTACCCCGCGGCATTGGTAGAAAACAAATTCCCACTACACTGGGGGGATTATTATTTCACTCCGCAGAACACACCATGCGCCATACCGGCCAGTTAATCGTCACTATAAAAATATTAAAACATCAATCCTAA
- a CDS encoding SusC/RagA family TonB-linked outer membrane protein, with amino-acid sequence MSFYVRPKGVKIPYGLLRPLLILQLTLGFILFLNLHVVANVLSSKTITLNLRSVEFKEVLSIIEHQSDYRFMFSNRNIPNKSKVDISVKDAQISTVMDMILDNSGYTYQELANNLIVIVPRGERITTVKITGKVLDQTGEALIGASVKIKGTSDGVATDENGGFTLSVPDDAILVVSYVGFKTQEVPVNGKTALTITLQPADKMINEFVVTALGIKREEKALGYSVSTITSEQINASGNTNFASALYGKAAGVKITTAPGGATSAVNVQIRGVNSLNYSTQPLYVVDGVQIRNNNESGGVGGNSSGYWDDPRIRGNGILDINPTDIENLTVLKGASATALYGSDASSGVVVITTKKGQKGRGLGVDVNYNTTRETIANAPQYQNTYGPGYDRASNVSLGANEDGWVPYGSNGVVRPFFRAYGQFGPKMTGEMVPWWDGSMHPYSPQPNNYKQMFQKGYNSNLNVSLSNMNEKANYRFSYTRGDYKGIQIGTNQGKNTFNLNSTIKLHSKVSLDVVGGYVNTTVTNRARLMNRLFNSFDGFFGRSEDMAVVFDKYKTSKGYKWVPYNNTQLNPDEALVFNIRPELLNFLWYQLRNNEVENQDRLLSSITLNIDLAKGLKLRTRVGNDFTSINTEAKEYNEYPISFNTTSSTGKYSVTKNRYSIVYTDFLATYANDQNKVFGYSVSGGFQSRQESFTDQSSNTSGGLVTANWFSLNNSYNAQTTSEVRSKLLKYAYLGIVNLSYKNFVFLEGTARQEYSSTLPIANNHYFYPSANSSFIFSEAFEMPKWLNYGKLRASYGMVGNAPPPYESNIVYTQKPLATTTGSVPVLTAQNAYGNANLKSEKKTEMEFGLETKMLQSRIGIDISVYNSKVKDLLMRLSTPVSNGALTRITNVGELNSKGLEIAFNATPLKRPKSSWNTRINFAFNNSKVVSLADGVNQIVFKGGDANSVEIVAEKGQTIGNIYMYPYAKDEKGNKLVNSSGFYYVDKSKYEKAGNILPKVVGGWSNTFNYKALTLDITVDYRFGGEILSMPQKYGTNAGMFKSTMKYRDEANGGLPYYVNEQGVATRLASHNAVSPYGKVYHDGIILPGKKESDGSDNDMIVEAANYYLTVFDASSNGYNGPAVIKNNYIKFREVSLSYALSRGTAQKLHMQNIRLSLIGRNLFYFYRTLKNIDPEAPVGQSWLNQGVDEGSTGATRSIGFSLNASF; translated from the coding sequence ATGAGTTTTTATGTACGCCCTAAGGGCGTCAAGATCCCTTACGGGCTTTTAAGGCCATTGCTGATTTTACAACTAACGTTAGGGTTCATCCTTTTCCTGAATCTGCATGTAGTTGCAAATGTTCTTTCCTCAAAAACGATTACACTGAACCTCCGCTCTGTTGAATTTAAGGAGGTACTTTCTATTATCGAACACCAGAGCGATTACCGCTTTATGTTCAGCAACAGGAATATCCCTAACAAAAGCAAAGTGGATATATCTGTGAAAGATGCACAAATCTCCACCGTGATGGATATGATCCTGGACAATTCAGGATACACCTATCAGGAGCTGGCTAACAACCTGATTGTGATCGTGCCCAGGGGTGAGAGAATCACTACTGTGAAGATCACCGGTAAGGTATTGGATCAGACAGGTGAAGCTTTGATTGGTGCTTCAGTGAAAATCAAAGGAACTTCGGATGGGGTAGCTACAGATGAAAATGGTGGTTTTACTTTAAGTGTACCTGACGATGCAATCCTGGTGGTATCTTACGTAGGTTTCAAAACACAGGAAGTTCCTGTGAACGGAAAGACTGCGTTGACTATCACGTTGCAACCTGCAGATAAGATGATCAACGAATTTGTAGTAACGGCACTGGGTATCAAGAGAGAAGAAAAAGCGCTTGGTTACTCAGTTTCTACTATTACTTCCGAACAAATTAACGCATCTGGTAACACCAACTTCGCTTCCGCCTTATATGGTAAGGCGGCGGGTGTGAAAATCACCACAGCGCCAGGTGGTGCTACCAGTGCCGTTAACGTTCAGATTCGTGGTGTAAACTCACTAAACTATAGTACTCAGCCGTTGTATGTGGTAGATGGTGTGCAGATCAGAAATAATAACGAATCCGGTGGTGTAGGTGGTAACTCTTCCGGTTATTGGGATGACCCACGTATCCGTGGTAACGGTATCCTCGATATTAACCCTACTGACATCGAAAACCTGACCGTATTGAAAGGCGCGAGTGCGACAGCCTTGTATGGTTCTGATGCATCAAGTGGTGTGGTTGTAATCACTACCAAGAAAGGCCAGAAAGGCAGAGGACTTGGTGTTGATGTAAACTACAATACTACAAGAGAAACAATTGCAAATGCGCCTCAGTACCAGAACACTTACGGTCCTGGTTATGACAGAGCGAGCAACGTTTCGTTGGGTGCTAATGAAGATGGTTGGGTACCTTATGGTAGTAATGGTGTGGTCCGACCTTTCTTCAGAGCCTATGGCCAGTTCGGTCCTAAAATGACTGGTGAGATGGTGCCATGGTGGGATGGTTCTATGCATCCCTATTCACCTCAGCCCAACAACTATAAACAAATGTTTCAGAAGGGATACAATTCAAATTTGAATGTATCCCTTTCGAATATGAACGAAAAAGCAAATTATCGTTTCAGTTATACACGCGGTGATTATAAAGGTATCCAGATCGGTACCAACCAGGGTAAAAATACCTTCAACCTGAACAGTACGATCAAGCTGCATAGTAAGGTGAGCTTAGATGTAGTAGGTGGTTATGTGAATACGACCGTGACAAACAGGGCCCGTCTGATGAACCGCCTGTTCAACTCCTTCGATGGTTTCTTCGGTCGTTCTGAAGATATGGCTGTTGTGTTCGATAAGTACAAAACATCTAAAGGTTACAAATGGGTTCCCTATAATAATACCCAATTAAACCCGGATGAAGCATTGGTGTTCAACATCCGCCCGGAATTGCTGAACTTCCTTTGGTATCAGTTGAGGAATAATGAAGTGGAAAACCAGGATCGTTTGTTGTCCAGCATAACACTTAATATCGATCTGGCAAAGGGATTGAAACTCCGTACCAGGGTGGGTAATGATTTTACCAGCATCAATACAGAAGCTAAAGAGTATAACGAATATCCTATCTCTTTCAATACGACCAGCAGTACCGGTAAATATTCTGTTACCAAAAACCGTTATTCTATTGTATATACGGACTTCTTAGCCACCTATGCAAATGACCAGAATAAAGTATTTGGTTATAGCGTCAGCGGTGGTTTCCAGAGCCGTCAGGAGAGTTTTACAGATCAGTCTTCCAATACCAGTGGTGGTCTGGTAACCGCTAACTGGTTCTCTTTGAATAACTCTTATAATGCACAGACTACTTCCGAGGTACGTAGTAAGTTGCTGAAATACGCTTACCTGGGTATCGTGAACTTAAGCTATAAAAACTTTGTGTTCCTGGAAGGTACTGCCCGTCAGGAATATTCTTCTACGCTGCCTATAGCGAATAACCATTATTTCTACCCTTCTGCGAACTCTTCATTCATCTTCTCAGAGGCTTTTGAAATGCCCAAATGGTTAAACTATGGTAAGCTGCGTGCATCTTATGGTATGGTTGGTAATGCGCCTCCTCCATATGAATCAAATATCGTATATACGCAGAAACCGCTTGCTACTACTACCGGTTCTGTGCCTGTACTGACTGCACAAAATGCATATGGTAATGCGAACCTGAAGTCTGAAAAGAAAACTGAAATGGAGTTTGGTCTCGAAACCAAAATGCTGCAAAGCAGGATTGGTATAGACATCTCTGTTTATAACAGTAAAGTAAAAGACCTGCTGATGCGTTTGTCCACACCGGTATCCAATGGTGCATTGACACGTATTACCAACGTCGGTGAATTGAATAGTAAGGGTCTTGAAATCGCTTTCAATGCAACCCCGCTGAAACGTCCAAAATCAAGCTGGAACACCCGCATTAACTTTGCATTCAACAACTCTAAGGTGGTAAGCCTGGCTGATGGTGTAAACCAGATCGTATTTAAGGGTGGTGATGCCAACTCCGTGGAAATCGTAGCAGAAAAAGGACAGACTATCGGTAACATCTATATGTATCCTTACGCTAAAGACGAGAAGGGTAATAAGCTTGTGAACTCCAGTGGTTTCTACTATGTAGACAAGTCTAAATATGAAAAAGCCGGTAATATTCTTCCTAAAGTAGTGGGTGGTTGGTCTAATACCTTCAACTACAAAGCGCTGACACTGGATATCACCGTCGACTACCGCTTTGGTGGTGAGATTTTGTCCATGCCACAGAAATATGGTACCAACGCTGGTATGTTCAAGTCTACCATGAAATACAGAGATGAAGCAAATGGGGGTCTTCCATACTATGTGAACGAACAGGGGGTAGCTACCAGACTGGCGAGCCACAATGCGGTTTCTCCATATGGTAAAGTATACCATGATGGTATCATCCTGCCTGGTAAGAAGGAATCTGATGGTTCAGACAACGATATGATCGTAGAAGCAGCTAACTATTACCTGACTGTATTTGACGCTTCATCAAATGGTTATAACGGTCCTGCAGTGATCAAGAACAATTATATTAAATTCAGAGAAGTATCATTGAGTTACGCCTTGTCAAGAGGTACTGCCCAGAAATTACACATGCAGAATATTCGTTTGTCTTTGATCGGTAGAAACCTGTTTTACTTCTACAGAACGCTGAAGAACATTGACCCTGAGGCTCCTGTAGGTCAAAGCTGGTTAAACCAGGGTGTTGATGAAGGCTCTACCGGTGCTACCCGTAGTATTGGTTTTAGTTTAAATGCAAGTTTCTAA
- a CDS encoding SusC/RagA family TonB-linked outer membrane protein, whose amino-acid sequence MLAFSQARTITGKVLDAGGQSPLPGVTVQVKGATIGTQTKVDGSYSLNVPSGNISLVFTFVGYKTEEFPLGSSNTVNISLTADVTALKDVVVVGYGTQKKQEVTSAITSIEPTDFRQSGARNALDLVQGKVAGLQITRTGGSNPNTSPAIQLRGVTSLTGSMSPLIVVDGIPGGNLDLLQQDDIASISVLKDGSAAAIYGTQANGGVIIVTTKKGVKGPARVTYNNYFRKEFKSRIPKFLTAEEYAAKIADGEINAIDKGYRTDFVDLLVNHDNLTQNHNLAFSGGGEQSNYRASVYYLNQEGILKENERQQYGGRLSITSKGLNDRLTSQFNLATNFNKANLLTDGGNLQGYYTFNPTYSPYNPDGSWYFEQTSTNELARLHQQTDIRQQQTTSGDAKVSLDIVKGLKGSIFGSVTRDSYSEGGYADLLSELSVENYDSSGYAWQSSFLNLKYAIEPTLEYNITVNKNHNFTAIGGYSYRYEVEQYFDASNYGFVNDIFEENNLGAGNQLLTGKASMSSYKNDNKLIAFFGRVNYNYKDKYMASVILRHEGSSRFGANNKWGNFPALSLGWNMRDEPFMQGATFLDDLKLRAGYGVTGNSGISNYSSLVTLGTGGNYLNPDGVWRQTYGPNKNPNPNLKWERKSEYNVGVDFSFFKGRLSGAIDVYKRITNDLLENVTTQLPPFVTSSIYANVGQVSSKGVEITLTGVPVRTKDFSWTVDVAFSNSKNILDRYSNELYTIKYQSYADIGGYGALGNAIRTYEGDRIGNFYGKRFAGLTDSGDWLFYKADGTKASADQLDSEKDFAVIGNAVPKVYLGITNTFKYKNFDLRAFLRGKFGYNILNTMEMFYGSKASLPSNVLKTAFTKNGKITGGYQYSDYYIEKGNFMKLDELTLGYTVPFRSKKTIQSLRLYATASNLFIITKYTGNDPDYVRDTGLTPGVDALNASDSRTPYMGTRGFMFGLNVGF is encoded by the coding sequence ATGCTCGCATTTTCCCAGGCCCGCACCATTACCGGAAAGGTTCTGGATGCAGGCGGACAAAGTCCCTTACCCGGTGTGACCGTACAGGTAAAGGGTGCTACAATCGGCACCCAGACCAAGGTTGACGGTTCTTATTCCCTGAATGTTCCCAGTGGTAACATTTCCCTGGTATTTACTTTTGTAGGTTACAAAACGGAAGAGTTTCCGCTAGGATCTTCCAATACTGTCAATATTAGTTTAACTGCGGATGTTACTGCGCTGAAAGACGTGGTAGTAGTAGGTTACGGTACGCAGAAGAAACAGGAAGTTACTTCGGCTATTACTTCTATTGAACCGACAGACTTCCGTCAGAGTGGTGCCCGCAATGCGCTGGACCTTGTACAGGGTAAAGTAGCTGGTCTGCAGATCACCCGGACTGGTGGTTCTAACCCCAATACCAGTCCAGCTATCCAGTTGCGTGGTGTAACTTCATTAACCGGTAGTATGTCGCCACTGATCGTAGTCGATGGTATTCCTGGTGGTAACCTGGATCTGCTGCAACAAGATGATATCGCATCCATCTCTGTATTGAAAGATGGTTCTGCTGCTGCCATCTATGGTACACAGGCGAATGGTGGTGTAATCATCGTGACTACCAAGAAAGGTGTGAAAGGCCCTGCCCGTGTGACTTACAACAACTACTTCCGCAAAGAATTCAAATCACGTATTCCTAAATTCCTCACTGCTGAAGAATATGCAGCGAAGATTGCCGATGGTGAAATCAATGCTATTGACAAAGGTTACAGAACTGATTTCGTAGACCTGCTTGTAAATCACGACAACTTAACACAAAACCATAACCTGGCATTTTCTGGTGGTGGTGAGCAGTCTAACTATCGTGCAAGTGTGTATTACCTGAACCAGGAGGGTATCCTGAAGGAAAATGAGCGTCAGCAATATGGTGGTCGTCTGAGCATTACCTCCAAAGGATTGAATGATCGTTTGACTTCCCAGTTCAACCTCGCTACCAACTTCAATAAAGCGAACCTGCTGACAGATGGTGGTAACCTGCAGGGGTATTATACTTTTAACCCTACTTATTCTCCATACAACCCTGATGGATCCTGGTATTTTGAGCAAACCAGTACCAACGAACTGGCCAGGTTGCACCAGCAAACAGACATTCGCCAGCAGCAAACTACTTCAGGCGATGCGAAGGTATCCCTGGATATCGTGAAGGGGCTGAAAGGATCCATTTTTGGTTCTGTAACCCGCGATAGCTATTCTGAAGGTGGTTATGCTGACCTGCTATCTGAGCTGTCTGTTGAAAACTATGACTCTTCCGGCTATGCATGGCAGTCTTCTTTCCTGAACCTGAAATATGCTATAGAGCCAACACTGGAATATAATATCACTGTTAACAAGAACCATAACTTCACCGCTATTGGTGGTTATAGCTACCGTTATGAAGTAGAACAATATTTTGATGCCAGTAACTACGGCTTCGTAAATGACATCTTCGAGGAAAATAATCTTGGTGCGGGTAACCAGCTCCTGACTGGTAAAGCAAGCATGAGCAGCTATAAAAATGATAATAAGCTCATCGCATTCTTTGGTAGAGTCAACTATAACTACAAAGATAAATACATGGCCAGCGTGATCCTGCGTCATGAAGGTTCTTCCCGTTTCGGTGCGAATAATAAATGGGGTAATTTCCCGGCGTTGTCTTTGGGTTGGAACATGCGTGATGAACCTTTCATGCAGGGTGCTACTTTCCTGGACGACCTGAAACTGAGAGCTGGTTATGGTGTAACTGGTAACTCTGGTATCAGCAACTACAGCTCACTGGTGACATTAGGTACCGGTGGTAACTATCTGAATCCGGATGGGGTATGGCGCCAGACTTATGGTCCTAACAAAAATCCTAACCCAAATCTGAAATGGGAAAGAAAATCTGAATACAACGTGGGTGTTGACTTCAGTTTCTTCAAAGGCCGGCTCTCAGGTGCGATCGATGTGTACAAACGTATCACCAATGATCTGCTGGAAAACGTAACGACCCAGCTCCCTCCTTTTGTGACCAGTAGCATCTATGCAAACGTAGGCCAGGTATCTTCCAAAGGTGTGGAAATCACCCTTACCGGCGTACCTGTCAGAACAAAGGATTTCTCCTGGACAGTAGACGTAGCATTCAGCAATTCGAAAAATATTCTGGACCGTTATTCTAATGAACTGTATACAATCAAATACCAGTCTTATGCTGATATTGGTGGTTATGGTGCGCTGGGAAATGCGATCCGTACTTATGAAGGTGACCGTATCGGTAACTTCTACGGTAAGCGTTTTGCGGGTCTGACTGATTCCGGAGACTGGCTGTTCTACAAAGCAGATGGTACTAAAGCTTCTGCTGACCAGCTGGATAGTGAAAAAGACTTTGCAGTGATAGGTAATGCCGTTCCTAAAGTATACCTGGGTATCACCAATACTTTCAAGTACAAAAACTTTGATCTGAGAGCGTTCCTGCGAGGTAAGTTTGGTTACAATATCCTGAACACCATGGAAATGTTCTACGGTTCCAAAGCTTCATTACCTAGCAATGTGCTGAAAACAGCGTTTACCAAGAATGGTAAGATCACAGGCGGTTACCAGTATTCTGATTACTACATAGAGAAAGGTAATTTCATGAAACTGGATGAGTTGACTTTGGGTTATACTGTTCCATTCAGGAGCAAAAAGACTATCCAGAGCCTGAGATTGTATGCAACTGCTTCTAACCTCTTTATTATCACGAAGTATACAGGTAACGATCCTGACTACGTAAGAGATACAGGTCTGACACCAGGTGTTGATGCCCTGAATGCTTCAGATAGCCGTACTCCATATATGGGCACCCGCGGCTTTATGTTTGGATTGAATGTAGGATTCTAA
- a CDS encoding SusD/RagB family nutrient-binding outer membrane lipoprotein yields MKKYFLYISCIITLAIGMTGCKKQLEDYYTNPDKTTDPTIEKLFSSILDNNRIRPMYWDLRTLQLNQMGKYCQMTAFLNELTTYSQNDDYIEDRWNDFYTPNNQGSNANDAGSGSGPMAQYRTMQRLYKELPVDERPNMEVFMMAGRVLLLDQAAQMVDMFGDIPYSEAGSLDATATISNPKFDSQIAVYDTVLTQLKEMADWFAAATLNTVASSAFANQDYVGHGSLSKWRRYINSLRLRYLLRQSYYDEARAKTEIQEILSSPLQYPLMDGDGVGDNYSPYNTDMLLFQLTTYTNNLNSAFTEISAHAAPDYMLNTVMLPVDDPRIPLMFDKFGATVNGVFVPNATYRAMSQQWTSTMQGDSINNYSTIDSTTYRFNSHLPGIMMSAAETNFLKAEAFERWGLTGGTAAASYELAIRQSIAFQYYLHSTNTTQYESVTQPSTAVVDAFMAKTAIAYSGTSEEKLGKIWTQKWLAFGFTQCGQAWAEYRRTNYPQITVWQSTSSIYPTPPTRFTYPASEKAYNTSYADVQANDTRTTKIFWDVN; encoded by the coding sequence ATGAAGAAATACTTTTTATATATAAGTTGTATTATTACACTGGCCATTGGGATGACCGGTTGTAAGAAGCAACTTGAAGACTATTATACAAATCCCGATAAAACGACCGATCCTACTATTGAGAAGTTATTTTCCTCTATCCTGGATAATAACCGTATTCGGCCTATGTACTGGGACCTTCGTACTTTACAGCTTAACCAGATGGGTAAGTATTGTCAGATGACCGCGTTTTTAAATGAGCTGACAACCTATTCCCAGAACGATGACTATATTGAGGATCGCTGGAATGATTTCTATACACCTAATAACCAGGGTAGCAATGCGAATGATGCAGGTAGTGGTAGCGGGCCTATGGCACAATACCGCACTATGCAGCGCCTGTACAAGGAATTGCCTGTAGATGAACGGCCTAATATGGAGGTGTTCATGATGGCAGGAAGGGTATTGCTGTTGGATCAGGCAGCACAGATGGTAGATATGTTCGGAGATATTCCTTACTCTGAGGCAGGTAGCCTGGATGCTACAGCTACGATCTCCAATCCTAAATTCGATTCACAGATTGCAGTATACGATACCGTATTAACTCAGTTGAAAGAAATGGCAGACTGGTTTGCAGCAGCTACGCTCAATACGGTTGCTTCCTCCGCTTTCGCTAACCAGGATTATGTGGGTCATGGTAGCCTGTCTAAATGGCGTCGTTATATTAATTCCCTGCGTCTCCGCTATCTCCTGCGTCAGTCTTATTATGATGAGGCAAGAGCTAAGACTGAGATCCAGGAAATTTTATCCAGCCCACTACAGTATCCATTGATGGATGGGGATGGGGTAGGTGATAACTATAGTCCTTACAACACGGATATGTTGTTATTCCAGTTGACGACCTATACGAACAATCTGAATAGTGCCTTCACCGAAATCAGTGCGCATGCAGCGCCGGACTATATGCTGAATACGGTGATGTTGCCTGTGGATGATCCACGTATTCCGCTGATGTTTGATAAATTTGGGGCTACTGTAAATGGTGTATTTGTTCCGAATGCAACTTACAGAGCCATGTCACAACAGTGGACTTCAACGATGCAGGGGGACAGTATTAATAACTACTCTACCATTGACTCCACTACTTACCGTTTCAACTCTCACCTGCCAGGTATTATGATGAGTGCAGCTGAGACCAACTTCCTGAAAGCGGAAGCTTTTGAACGTTGGGGTCTGACTGGCGGTACTGCGGCAGCGAGTTATGAACTGGCGATCCGTCAGTCCATTGCGTTCCAATATTACCTGCACTCCACCAATACTACCCAGTATGAATCTGTAACACAGCCTTCTACTGCTGTGGTAGATGCATTCATGGCTAAAACAGCGATTGCTTATTCAGGTACTTCAGAGGAAAAACTGGGTAAGATCTGGACACAGAAGTGGCTGGCATTTGGGTTTACACAGTGTGGACAGGCATGGGCTGAATATCGCAGAACCAACTATCCACAGATCACCGTTTGGCAATCAACTTCTTCCATATATCCTACTCCTCCAACCAGGTTTACTTATCCTGCTAGTGAGAAGGCATATAATACAAGTTATGCAGATGTTCAGGCAAATGATACCAGGACCACAAAAATTTTCTGGGATGTAAACTAA